A single window of Nicotiana sylvestris chromosome 3, ASM39365v2, whole genome shotgun sequence DNA harbors:
- the LOC104218214 gene encoding uncharacterized protein codes for MAMRTKGGEQVVFQALNRAQELYKNKVQASVAADELASLFAECAIAEAMPPVSQPSEHNTVDKPIEVDVDGNSILAETGTKQIMLDAFSDGTNFVFLHCGGLVSAHRKEEHYSFWFCKM; via the coding sequence ATGGCCATGAGAACCAAAGGCGGTGAGCAAGTTGTATTTCAAGCCCTTAATCGTGCCCAGGAGttgtacaaaaataaagtacaggCAAGTGTGGCTGCAGATGAGCTGGCTTCTTTATTTGCTGAGTGTGCCATTGCTGAGGCCATGCCTCCCGTATCCCAGCCTTCTGAACATAATACAGTGGATAAACCAATTGAAGTAGATGTTGATGGAAATTCAATATTAGCTGAAACTGGCACAAAACAGATAATGCTTGATGCATTCTCTGATGGAACCAACTTTGTCTTCTTACACTGTGGGGGTCTAGTTAGTGCGCACCGCAAAGAAGAGCACTACTCATTCTGGTTTTGCAAAATGTGA